The following proteins are encoded in a genomic region of Verrucomicrobiia bacterium:
- a CDS encoding ABC transporter ATP-binding protein: MIRLEAVTVRAGAFELRDLSFELAAGTYGVLMGRTGSGKTTLLEAICGLRAVQSGRILLHGGDVTRLPPAARGVGFVPQEGALFSHLTVREHLEFALRIRRKPPEAVASRVEELATWLELGPLLDRLPAGLSGGETQRVALGRALSFGPRILCLDEPLSALDDDSRDGICRVLETLCARTGVTVLHITHNAAEAARLANVLLRLHHGSLTVHPAPGSRP, translated from the coding sequence ATGATCAGGCTGGAGGCCGTCACCGTTCGCGCCGGAGCCTTCGAGCTCCGAGACCTCTCGTTCGAGCTCGCCGCCGGGACCTACGGCGTGTTGATGGGGCGCACCGGATCCGGAAAGACAACGCTGCTGGAGGCCATCTGCGGTCTGCGCGCCGTCCAGTCGGGACGCATCCTGCTGCACGGCGGGGACGTCACCCGGCTGCCCCCCGCGGCGCGCGGGGTTGGCTTTGTGCCCCAGGAGGGGGCCTTGTTCAGCCACCTGACCGTGCGCGAACACCTCGAGTTCGCCCTCCGGATCCGCCGCAAGCCGCCGGAAGCCGTGGCGTCGCGTGTGGAGGAACTCGCGACATGGCTGGAGCTGGGTCCGCTGCTGGACCGGCTGCCTGCGGGCCTGAGCGGGGGGGAAACCCAGCGGGTCGCCCTGGGGCGGGCCCTGTCCTTCGGGCCCCGGATCCTCTGTCTCGACGAACCGTTGAGTGCGCTGGATGATGACAGCCGCGACGGCATCTGCCGCGTGCTTGAGACCCTTTGCGCACGCACCGGCGTCACGGTGCTGCACATCACGCACAATGCCGCCGAGGCCGCACGCCTCGCCAACGTGCTGCTTCGCCTGCACCATGGATCCCTTACCGTCCACCCGGCACCCGGTTCCCGACCCTGA
- a CDS encoding tyrosine--tRNA ligase — protein MNILDDFEWRGLLADCTDLPGLRQRIGSGRITLYCGFDPTADSLHVGHLVPLLALRRFQNAGHCPIAVAGGATGSVGDPSGKSAERNLLTPEQIAANVAAVGRQLERLLDFQVIPNTALLVNNASWTDGVSFVEFLRDVGKHFTVNQMVAKESVRSRMEDRDAGISFTEFSYMLLQAFDFYVLARDHTCELQIGGSDQWGNITMGLELIRRKLGRTAFGLTLPLITKADGTKFGKTEGGAVWLDPRRTSPYRFFQFWVNTEDADVVKYLKFFTFLGRDEIESLEAQHAADPGRRVAHRALARAVTGLIHGETAAAEAVRASELLFSGGPIEGLEEATFAEVVGEVPGRALPPGALAGEGAPLVELFVHAGLCSSKGQSRKDLEGGGLYLNNERQTDPARRVTPADLLFGRHLLLRKGRRNYAVLTLGEG, from the coding sequence ATGAACATCCTCGATGATTTTGAGTGGCGTGGCCTGCTGGCGGATTGCACCGATCTGCCAGGCCTGCGGCAGCGGATCGGGTCGGGTCGGATCACGCTCTACTGTGGCTTCGACCCGACCGCCGACTCGCTACATGTGGGTCACCTGGTGCCGCTGCTCGCCCTGAGGCGGTTCCAAAACGCGGGGCACTGTCCGATTGCCGTCGCCGGCGGGGCCACAGGAAGCGTCGGGGATCCCAGCGGCAAGTCCGCCGAGCGCAACCTGCTCACGCCTGAACAGATCGCCGCCAACGTCGCCGCCGTCGGCCGGCAGCTCGAGCGGTTGCTCGATTTCCAAGTGATCCCCAATACCGCCCTCCTGGTGAACAATGCGTCGTGGACCGATGGCGTGTCCTTCGTGGAGTTCCTGCGCGATGTGGGCAAGCACTTCACCGTGAACCAGATGGTGGCCAAGGAATCCGTCCGCTCCCGCATGGAGGATCGCGACGCGGGCATCAGCTTCACGGAATTCAGTTACATGCTCCTCCAGGCCTTCGACTTTTACGTGCTGGCACGGGACCACACCTGCGAACTCCAGATCGGGGGATCGGACCAGTGGGGCAACATCACCATGGGACTGGAGCTCATCCGCAGGAAGCTCGGACGAACGGCGTTTGGTCTCACGCTGCCGCTGATCACCAAGGCGGATGGCACCAAATTCGGCAAGACCGAGGGGGGCGCGGTGTGGTTGGATCCGCGGCGGACCAGTCCGTACCGCTTCTTCCAGTTCTGGGTGAACACGGAGGACGCGGATGTGGTGAAGTACCTCAAGTTTTTCACCTTCCTCGGGCGCGACGAGATCGAATCCCTGGAAGCGCAGCATGCCGCGGATCCCGGGCGCCGGGTGGCGCATCGCGCCCTGGCCCGCGCGGTCACCGGATTGATCCATGGCGAGACCGCCGCGGCGGAGGCCGTCCGCGCCAGCGAACTTCTGTTTTCCGGGGGGCCCATCGAGGGATTGGAGGAGGCTACCTTTGCAGAGGTGGTGGGCGAGGTGCCCGGCCGGGCCCTGCCGCCGGGCGCGCTTGCCGGCGAGGGAGCGCCACTCGTGGAGCTCTTCGTCCACGCAGGGCTGTGTTCGAGCAAGGGCCAGTCGCGCAAGGATCTTGAGGGCGGAGGTCTCTACCTCAACAACGAACGCCAGACCGATCCGGCACGCCGGGTCACCCCGGCCGACCTGCTCTTCGGCAGGCATCTGCTCCTGCGCAAGGGCCGGAGAAACTACGCCGTCCTGACCCTCGGGGAGGGGTGA
- the hisH gene encoding imidazole glycerol phosphate synthase subunit HisH translates to MLALLDYGSGNIRSVEKALQAVGAPVVRVAHPGNLGAARGVVLPGVGAFDDCLNALERQALAGAVRDWIQAGRPFLGICVGYQALFDRSDEFNSCAAGLGIFRGPVVRFQPTPAEPRLKVPQIGWNEVSITPAGASLFEGIPDRSHFYFVHSFYPRPEEDSLVAGRTTYGVPFAAAICRDNVWATQFHPEKSQRVGLQLLANFARYTAR, encoded by the coding sequence ATGCTCGCCCTTCTGGATTACGGTTCCGGCAACATCCGCAGCGTCGAAAAAGCGCTTCAAGCCGTCGGGGCCCCCGTGGTTCGCGTCGCCCATCCCGGAAACCTCGGCGCCGCCCGGGGCGTCGTGCTCCCCGGCGTCGGGGCCTTCGACGACTGCCTCAATGCGCTGGAACGTCAGGCACTGGCCGGGGCGGTGCGCGACTGGATCCAGGCCGGCCGGCCGTTTCTCGGAATCTGCGTGGGCTACCAGGCGCTGTTCGATCGGAGCGACGAATTCAACTCCTGCGCGGCTGGTCTCGGGATCTTCCGCGGCCCGGTGGTGCGCTTCCAACCGACTCCCGCAGAGCCGAGATTGAAGGTTCCTCAGATCGGGTGGAACGAGGTGTCCATCACCCCGGCCGGCGCGTCCCTGTTCGAGGGCATTCCCGACCGCAGCCACTTCTACTTCGTCCACAGCTTTTATCCCCGTCCCGAGGAGGACTCCCTGGTCGCAGGCCGCACGACCTATGGCGTTCCATTCGCCGCCGCCATCTGCCGGGACAACGTCTGGGCGACGCAGTTTCACCCGGAGAAAAGCCAGCGGGTCGGTCTCCAATTGCTCGCCAACTTTGCCCGGTACACCGCGCGGTAG
- the rlmN gene encoding 23S rRNA (adenine(2503)-C(2))-methyltransferase RlmN → MPRPASTPSRTPRDPRSPGRSIAIPPRPPPRVNFPDPLPDIRGEPREALEQRFRDWQEPAYRLGQLLDWLHARRAVSWDAMTNLPRPLRKRLAGAYSLTLPALVQVQGSGDTTRKFLWRLADGSLVESVLIPANPALYGDRSDRHTLCISTQVGCAYGCRFCASGLDGWKRNLLPHEISGQVLAVERWHASQAAANRTGAPRLVNNIVVMGMGEPMANLDNVLAALRVLNAPWGGQIGARKITLSTSGVVPGIRALADDPLQFRLAISLHGATDEVRNRIMPVNRKYPLAELRAACRYYVERKGRMLTLEYILIEGVNADPRQVPDLATLARDLQAKVNLIPYNRVEGLPWERPMVAVCEAFADALRARGVPTTLRLEKGHDIDAACGQLRLRTLRDLADTPGSSDATEATEAIAAPGPRP, encoded by the coding sequence ATGCCGCGGCCCGCATCAACGCCCTCCCGGACTCCGCGTGATCCCCGTTCCCCCGGACGTTCCATCGCGATCCCGCCGCGGCCCCCTCCACGAGTGAACTTCCCCGATCCCCTTCCCGATATCCGCGGCGAACCCCGGGAGGCCCTCGAACAACGCTTCCGCGATTGGCAGGAGCCCGCGTACCGGCTCGGGCAGTTGCTCGACTGGCTGCACGCCCGGAGGGCGGTGTCGTGGGACGCGATGACCAACCTGCCGCGTCCGCTCCGCAAGCGGCTCGCCGGGGCCTACTCGCTGACCCTCCCGGCCCTCGTGCAGGTCCAGGGCTCCGGGGATACCACCCGCAAGTTCCTCTGGCGACTGGCCGACGGCAGCCTGGTGGAAAGCGTGCTCATCCCGGCGAACCCGGCGCTGTACGGGGACCGCAGCGACCGGCACACCCTCTGCATTTCCACCCAGGTGGGCTGCGCCTACGGGTGCCGGTTCTGCGCCAGCGGACTCGACGGGTGGAAGCGCAACCTGCTGCCCCACGAAATCTCCGGACAGGTCCTCGCCGTCGAGCGCTGGCACGCCTCACAGGCGGCGGCAAATCGGACCGGAGCCCCCCGGCTCGTGAACAACATCGTCGTCATGGGCATGGGCGAACCCATGGCCAACCTGGATAACGTCCTCGCCGCCCTGCGCGTGCTCAACGCCCCGTGGGGCGGCCAGATCGGCGCCCGCAAGATCACCCTGTCCACCAGCGGCGTCGTCCCGGGCATCCGCGCCCTGGCGGACGATCCCCTCCAATTCCGACTCGCCATCTCCCTGCACGGTGCGACGGACGAGGTCCGCAACCGCATCATGCCGGTGAACCGCAAGTACCCGCTCGCCGAACTCCGGGCCGCCTGCCGGTACTATGTCGAACGGAAAGGCCGGATGCTGACTTTGGAGTACATCCTCATCGAGGGCGTCAATGCGGATCCGCGACAGGTGCCCGACCTCGCCACACTGGCCCGCGACCTCCAGGCGAAGGTGAACCTGATTCCCTACAATCGGGTCGAGGGACTTCCCTGGGAGCGCCCCATGGTCGCCGTTTGCGAGGCCTTCGCCGATGCCCTGCGCGCCCGCGGCGTGCCCACCACGCTGCGGCTGGAGAAGGGTCATGACATTGACGCGGCCTGCGGCCAGTTGCGCCTGCGCACCCTGCGCGACCTCGCGGACACCCCGGGTTCCTCCGATGCGACGGAGGCGACGGAGGCCATTGCCGCCCCCGGGCCACGGCCATAG
- a CDS encoding substrate-binding domain-containing protein, protein MNPAPKIIGGSLLAILVLVGLLSWNPRRGADRTPGRPLLVYCAAGLKGPVAQVARDYERRTGIPVQLQYGGSGLLLSNLRVARRGDLYLAADHTYLDAGRSNGLVAEVLPLARMRAVIAVPAGNPRRIQSAADLEAAPLQLGWANVESTAVGRLSQSVLKTAGLWEAIFPRIKVFKPTVNDVANDVKLGAVDAGVVWDATLVDYPELEAVAAPELEPAEAGVAVGVLTFSEQPTEALRFARFLGARDAGLPVFSRAGFRVVAGDQWSERPEVVLYSGGVNRIAIEESLREFEAREGVSVTRVYNGCGILTAQIRSGQRPDAYFACDVSFMTTVAAHFEPPTDLSETRMVLLTQPGNPRDLRILADLAKPGLAIGVANEQQSALGALTARLLRAEGLFDAVMANVRVQTPTADLLVNQLRAGGLDAVVVYAANTRQVRDLLTVIELPQEAALAIQPYAVGRDSNNAHLMERLLEWLKSGTSRRRFEDSGFRWRAVGEAP, encoded by the coding sequence GTGAATCCCGCCCCAAAGATCATCGGGGGATCGCTCCTGGCGATCCTCGTGCTGGTCGGGTTGCTGTCCTGGAATCCGCGGCGCGGCGCGGACCGGACACCCGGGCGCCCACTCCTGGTCTACTGTGCCGCGGGCCTCAAGGGTCCGGTGGCGCAGGTGGCGCGGGACTATGAGCGCCGGACCGGCATCCCCGTGCAGCTTCAATACGGCGGTTCGGGACTGCTGCTCAGCAACCTGCGCGTGGCCCGCCGCGGCGACCTGTATCTCGCCGCCGATCACACCTATCTCGACGCCGGACGTTCCAACGGGCTCGTGGCCGAGGTCCTTCCGCTGGCCCGGATGCGCGCCGTCATCGCTGTTCCGGCTGGAAATCCCCGCCGGATCCAATCCGCCGCGGATCTTGAAGCGGCTCCCCTCCAGCTCGGCTGGGCCAACGTGGAGTCCACCGCCGTCGGACGCCTGAGCCAGTCCGTTCTGAAGACCGCCGGCCTCTGGGAGGCGATTTTCCCACGCATCAAGGTCTTCAAGCCGACGGTGAACGACGTGGCCAACGACGTGAAGCTCGGTGCCGTGGATGCCGGCGTGGTCTGGGACGCGACCCTCGTGGATTACCCGGAACTGGAGGCCGTGGCGGCACCGGAACTGGAGCCCGCGGAGGCTGGAGTGGCGGTGGGAGTGCTCACCTTTTCGGAACAGCCCACCGAGGCGCTGCGCTTCGCCCGCTTCCTCGGGGCGCGCGATGCCGGGCTGCCCGTGTTTTCCAGGGCCGGCTTTCGCGTGGTCGCCGGGGATCAATGGTCGGAGCGCCCCGAAGTGGTGCTGTACAGCGGCGGCGTCAACCGCATCGCCATCGAGGAAAGCCTCCGGGAATTCGAGGCACGCGAAGGCGTCTCGGTGACCCGGGTATACAACGGCTGCGGCATCCTGACGGCGCAGATCCGTTCCGGACAGCGTCCCGACGCCTACTTCGCCTGCGACGTGTCCTTTATGACCACCGTCGCCGCCCACTTTGAACCACCGACCGATCTTTCCGAGACGCGCATGGTCCTGCTGACGCAGCCGGGCAACCCGCGGGACCTCCGCATCCTCGCCGATCTGGCGAAACCAGGACTGGCGATCGGCGTGGCCAATGAACAGCAGAGCGCGCTGGGGGCGCTGACGGCCCGCCTGCTGCGAGCCGAGGGCCTGTTCGATGCCGTGATGGCCAACGTGCGGGTTCAGACACCGACCGCCGACCTGCTGGTGAATCAGTTGCGGGCCGGGGGCCTCGATGCGGTGGTGGTGTATGCCGCCAACACCCGCCAGGTCCGGGACCTCCTGACCGTCATAGAGCTGCCGCAGGAGGCGGCACTCGCCATCCAGCCGTACGCAGTGGGACGGGACTCAAACAACGCGCACCTCATGGAGCGTCTTTTGGAATGGCTGAAATCGGGCACGTCACGCCGCCGCTTTGAGGACTCCGGGTTCCGCTGGCGGGCCGTCGGCGAGGCGCCATGA
- a CDS encoding HesA/MoeB/ThiF family protein produces MDPLPSTRHPVPDPDLPELSPEVRETYAWQLDVDGFGEAGQRRLQSASVLVSRVGGLGGNVALQLAAAGVGHLILAHGGNLTPSDLNRQVLMSHAGLGQPRMPAAVERLKALNPRLRITALAEQVSERTVRDLVAAADLVVDCAPRFEERYLLNRESVAQRRPMVECAVYGLELHLTTLVPGKTPCLRCLYPELSSTWTRRFPVFGAVAAVAGGLAAMEAIKQLSGLGNALHGRLLTLDLRTHRMTTVRIRRVPGCIDCGAL; encoded by the coding sequence ATGGATCCCTTACCGTCCACCCGGCACCCGGTTCCCGACCCTGACCTCCCGGAGCTCTCCCCGGAGGTTCGCGAGACGTACGCCTGGCAGCTGGATGTGGACGGCTTCGGCGAGGCCGGCCAGCGACGGCTTCAGTCGGCGAGCGTTCTGGTGTCCCGGGTCGGCGGCCTGGGCGGCAACGTGGCCCTGCAGCTGGCTGCCGCAGGCGTGGGCCACCTCATCCTGGCCCATGGCGGCAACCTCACGCCATCGGACCTGAACCGCCAGGTCCTCATGTCACACGCCGGTCTGGGGCAACCCCGGATGCCCGCCGCCGTGGAGCGGCTGAAGGCGTTGAATCCGCGGTTGCGCATCACGGCGCTGGCCGAGCAGGTGTCGGAACGGACCGTCCGGGACCTGGTGGCGGCCGCGGACCTGGTGGTGGACTGCGCGCCGCGGTTCGAGGAGCGCTATCTGCTGAATCGCGAGAGCGTCGCCCAACGCAGGCCGATGGTGGAATGTGCGGTGTACGGGCTGGAGCTGCATCTGACCACCCTGGTGCCGGGAAAAACCCCGTGCCTGCGCTGCCTGTACCCGGAATTGTCGAGCACCTGGACCCGGCGCTTCCCCGTGTTTGGCGCCGTGGCGGCGGTTGCCGGCGGGCTCGCGGCGATGGAGGCCATCAAACAACTCTCCGGTCTTGGCAACGCCCTTCATGGACGCCTGCTGACACTGGACCTGCGCACCCATCGCATGACCACCGTGCGAATCCGGCGGGTTCCGGGTTGTATTGACTGCGGCGCTCTTTAA
- the rnk gene encoding nucleoside diphosphate kinase regulator, which translates to MEKPISMMSSMTPPRTVLMTQRDEARLKALIPSAGSSEGPLLQSLVDHANIVASEQIPTDTVTMNSRVRLRDLESGHELEVDLLFPHDVKENKDGVSILSAAGIALFGLSEGESVHWTGPDGRERKLKVLSVVWQPEAEGLFQF; encoded by the coding sequence ATGGAAAAACCAATTTCGATGATGAGTTCCATGACCCCCCCCAGAACCGTTCTGATGACTCAACGAGATGAAGCTCGCTTGAAAGCTTTGATTCCCTCCGCGGGTTCGAGTGAGGGACCGTTGCTTCAGTCGTTGGTGGACCATGCGAATATTGTCGCTTCGGAGCAGATTCCAACGGATACGGTCACGATGAACTCCAGAGTCCGATTGAGGGATTTGGAGTCGGGGCACGAGTTGGAGGTGGACCTTTTGTTCCCTCATGATGTGAAGGAAAATAAGGACGGAGTCTCCATCCTGTCTGCAGCGGGCATTGCCTTGTTCGGACTCTCCGAAGGCGAGTCCGTCCATTGGACCGGGCCCGATGGGCGTGAGAGAAAGCTGAAAGTTCTGTCGGTCGTGTGGCAGCCCGAGGCCGAGGGGCTGTTCCAGTTTTAG
- the gnd gene encoding decarboxylating NADP(+)-dependent phosphogluconate dehydrogenase, translated as MSTPVGDIAVIGLAVMGQNLILNMNDHGFTVVAYNRTTARVDEFLAHEARGTRIVGARSIPELVALLKRPRRVMLMVKAGAVVDEFLAQLVPHLEPGDIVIDGGNSLYGDTERRVRELEARGLLYVGTGVSGGEEGARNGPSIMPGGSAAAWPHVRDIFQGIAARVGEGVPCCDWVGGGGAGHYVKMVHNGIEYGDMQLIGEAYHLMREVLGMTADEMAAVFQEWNQGELDSFLIEITGQILARKDEDGTPLVDHILDAAGQKGTGKWTVIDAANLGQPVTLIAEAVFARCVSAMKEERVKAARKLKGPRAALAQGRIPEKRAPLIAGIRDALYASKIVSYAQGYMLMRAAAAENGWQLNYGGIALMWRGGCIIRSGFLGKIKEAYDRHPKLPNLLLDDYFRGEIRRAQKGWRQTVALAVKRGIPAPAFSTALSFYDSYRQARLPANLLQAQRDYFGAHTYERVDRARGEFFHTNWTGTGGRVSSSTYNA; from the coding sequence ATGAGCACTCCCGTCGGCGACATCGCCGTGATTGGCCTGGCGGTCATGGGCCAGAACCTGATCCTCAACATGAACGACCACGGCTTCACCGTCGTGGCCTACAACCGCACCACGGCCCGGGTGGACGAGTTCCTCGCCCACGAGGCCCGCGGCACCCGCATCGTCGGCGCCCGCTCCATTCCGGAGCTGGTGGCCCTCCTGAAGCGTCCCCGTCGGGTAATGCTCATGGTCAAGGCGGGTGCGGTCGTGGACGAGTTCCTCGCACAGCTCGTGCCGCACCTGGAACCGGGCGACATCGTGATTGATGGCGGCAATTCGCTGTACGGCGACACGGAGCGACGGGTCCGCGAACTGGAGGCGCGGGGACTCCTGTATGTCGGCACCGGCGTCTCAGGCGGTGAGGAGGGCGCCCGCAACGGGCCCAGCATCATGCCCGGCGGCAGCGCCGCAGCCTGGCCGCATGTGCGCGACATCTTCCAGGGGATCGCCGCACGGGTCGGCGAGGGCGTGCCGTGCTGTGACTGGGTCGGCGGCGGCGGCGCGGGCCATTACGTCAAGATGGTCCACAACGGCATCGAGTACGGCGACATGCAGCTGATCGGCGAGGCCTACCACCTGATGCGCGAGGTCCTCGGGATGACCGCCGACGAAATGGCCGCCGTGTTTCAGGAATGGAACCAGGGCGAACTGGACAGCTTCCTCATCGAGATCACCGGACAGATCCTCGCCCGCAAGGATGAGGACGGGACCCCGCTGGTGGACCACATTCTCGATGCCGCCGGGCAGAAGGGCACGGGCAAGTGGACGGTCATTGACGCCGCAAACCTCGGACAGCCGGTCACGCTGATCGCCGAGGCCGTCTTTGCCCGGTGCGTCAGTGCGATGAAGGAGGAACGGGTGAAGGCGGCGCGCAAGCTGAAGGGCCCGCGCGCCGCCCTGGCCCAGGGGCGCATTCCGGAGAAGCGCGCCCCCCTGATCGCCGGCATTCGCGACGCGCTGTACGCTTCCAAAATCGTCAGCTACGCGCAGGGGTACATGCTCATGCGGGCGGCGGCGGCTGAGAACGGCTGGCAGCTGAACTACGGCGGCATCGCCCTCATGTGGCGGGGCGGCTGCATCATCCGCTCGGGCTTTCTCGGGAAGATCAAGGAGGCCTACGACCGGCATCCGAAACTGCCCAATCTGCTGCTCGACGACTATTTCCGCGGCGAGATCCGGCGCGCGCAGAAGGGCTGGCGGCAGACGGTCGCCCTGGCCGTGAAGCGCGGAATTCCCGCGCCCGCCTTCAGCACGGCGCTCTCCTTCTACGACAGCTACCGGCAGGCGCGCCTGCCGGCCAACCTGCTCCAGGCCCAGCGCGACTACTTCGGGGCGCACACCTACGAACGGGTGGACCGGGCGCGGGGCGAATTTTTCCACACCAACTGGACCGGCACGGGCGGGCGGGTGAGTTCAAGCACCTACAACGCCTGA
- a CDS encoding aminotransferase class III-fold pyridoxal phosphate-dependent enzyme, whose protein sequence is MIHPAPIAPSGSPRERALSVFPAGSNGEYGFPPELVPVLERGRGARVWDTGGREYLDLTMAWGSALVGHAHPAVVEAATRQASEGINFAAVSRRSLELAERLRDWSPCALQLRFVASGTEATLTCLRIARTATGRPKVLKFEGAYHGQHPVGVASMLNGRPSDLPHADPSGAGAPWVEQDVLVAPFNDLERTSQIVRDHARDLAGVIVEPLHRCLAPRAGFLEGLRELTRRHGVVLIFDEVVTGFRLARGGAQEYYGVQPDLVAYGKALGGGFPLGAFGGAAELMETVSEHRLPGPRYAWSASTTGGNPVSCAAALATLDVLEAPGYHARLHEAGRRLRAHLTSALADARVDGQVLGDGPLAQVAFSKGPVTDQRTWLASDRVRSRAVMLELLRQGVFLNPMGTKLYLSQDHGEPELAEFAGRFREALAATEPSR, encoded by the coding sequence ATGATCCATCCCGCTCCCATCGCCCCGTCTGGCAGTCCCCGGGAGCGCGCCCTGTCGGTGTTCCCCGCAGGTTCCAACGGCGAGTACGGATTCCCTCCGGAACTGGTGCCGGTGCTGGAGCGCGGACGCGGCGCTCGGGTCTGGGACACCGGGGGCCGCGAATACCTGGATCTCACCATGGCCTGGGGCTCGGCCCTGGTCGGGCATGCGCATCCCGCCGTCGTGGAGGCGGCGACCCGTCAGGCCTCGGAGGGGATCAATTTTGCGGCCGTCAGCCGCCGTTCACTGGAGCTGGCGGAGCGGCTCCGCGACTGGTCGCCCTGCGCGCTACAGCTGCGCTTTGTCGCCTCGGGCACCGAGGCGACGTTGACCTGCCTGCGCATCGCCCGGACCGCGACCGGACGGCCCAAGGTGCTCAAGTTCGAGGGCGCGTATCACGGGCAGCATCCGGTCGGGGTCGCCAGCATGCTCAACGGGCGCCCGTCGGACCTGCCGCACGCCGATCCGAGCGGCGCCGGGGCTCCCTGGGTGGAACAGGACGTCCTGGTCGCCCCCTTCAACGACCTGGAGCGAACCTCGCAGATCGTCCGCGACCATGCACGGGACCTCGCCGGTGTGATTGTGGAGCCACTGCACCGCTGCCTGGCGCCAAGGGCCGGGTTCCTGGAAGGCCTCAGGGAGCTGACGCGGCGCCATGGCGTGGTCCTGATCTTTGATGAAGTGGTGACGGGGTTCCGGCTGGCCCGGGGCGGCGCCCAGGAATACTACGGCGTCCAGCCCGACCTTGTGGCCTACGGCAAGGCGCTGGGGGGCGGCTTCCCGCTGGGCGCCTTTGGCGGCGCTGCCGAACTGATGGAGACGGTGTCCGAACACCGGCTGCCCGGTCCCCGGTATGCCTGGTCGGCCTCCACGACCGGAGGCAATCCGGTGTCGTGCGCCGCGGCGCTGGCCACGCTGGATGTCCTGGAGGCGCCCGGGTACCACGCGCGGCTTCATGAGGCCGGACGCCGTCTCCGGGCCCATCTGACGTCCGCGCTTGCCGACGCCAGGGTGGACGGGCAGGTGCTCGGGGACGGTCCGCTGGCGCAAGTGGCGTTCTCAAAGGGGCCGGTGACCGACCAGCGCACCTGGCTGGCCAGCGACCGGGTTCGCAGCCGCGCCGTCATGCTGGAGCTGCTCCGGCAGGGAGTCTTCCTGAACCCGATGGGCACAAAGCTTTACCTGTCCCAGGACCACGGGGAGCCGGAGCTGGCCGAGTTTGCCGGAAGGTTCCGCGAGGCGCTGGCCGCCACCGAGCCCTCCCGGTGA
- a CDS encoding ABC transporter permease: MNGDLSKPGSQQTSDRVFLASFALLGGTYLLLLLAMLAADLAYTSPGHLWRALQSPEIRYAVRLSLLSCSLTALLSLWVAVPIGYLMARWPFPGKGLVDALLDIPIVLPPLVIGLSLLILFQTPPGRAVERVIPMTYAVPGVILAQFMVACAFAVRTLRATFDQISPRHEQVAMTLGCTRSQAFWRVVLPEARRGVLTAGTLAWARALGEFGPILVFSGATRMKTEVLSTTVFLELSVGNLEAAVAVSLLMVAAAIGVLLLIRSQGLAPMLGRPL; the protein is encoded by the coding sequence ATGAACGGCGACCTTTCAAAGCCCGGTTCGCAGCAGACCTCCGACCGGGTGTTCCTGGCCAGCTTCGCGCTGCTTGGGGGGACCTATCTGCTGCTGCTGCTGGCGATGCTTGCGGCCGACCTCGCCTACACCTCACCGGGGCACCTCTGGCGTGCGCTGCAGAGTCCGGAGATTCGCTACGCCGTCCGGCTCAGCCTGCTGAGCTGCTCGCTGACGGCCCTGCTGTCCCTCTGGGTTGCGGTGCCGATCGGCTACCTGATGGCCCGCTGGCCGTTTCCGGGAAAGGGCCTCGTGGACGCCCTGCTCGACATCCCGATCGTGCTGCCGCCGCTCGTGATCGGGCTGAGCCTGCTCATCTTGTTCCAGACCCCACCCGGGCGCGCCGTGGAGCGGGTGATACCGATGACCTACGCGGTGCCGGGGGTGATCCTGGCCCAGTTCATGGTGGCCTGCGCCTTCGCCGTCCGCACCCTTCGCGCCACGTTCGACCAGATCAGCCCGCGGCATGAGCAGGTCGCCATGACGCTCGGCTGCACCCGCAGCCAGGCCTTCTGGCGGGTGGTGCTTCCCGAGGCGCGGCGGGGGGTGCTGACTGCCGGAACGCTGGCATGGGCCCGGGCGCTCGGGGAGTTCGGCCCGATCCTGGTGTTCTCAGGCGCCACCCGGATGAAGACCGAGGTGCTGTCCACCACCGTGTTTCTCGAGCTGAGCGTGGGCAATCTGGAGGCCGCGGTCGCCGTATCCCTGCTGATGGTCGCCGCCGCCATCGGCGTGCTGCTGCTCATCCGCAGCCAGGGCCTGGCCCCCATGCTGGGCCGCCCCCTCTGA